The following proteins are co-located in the Rippkaea orientalis PCC 8801 genome:
- a CDS encoding low-complexity tail membrane protein: protein MTNFRYEPYLWLHLTGFAVAPLTLQLVWLGLAVGEPLPLFWLELLIVGLFGIVPIFWMQWTRPFDIFSILLLAVRPDSLTPEQCKILSLFKTQKHRTLTAIASLILVLILWKLYQLAPLGAMTAAILPQWRFLGLGIATIALLLSSVFVLVPVSVLGVFLTSQEAWLTTQPYPSEKILSDFTVFGLRLRKILPVESPI from the coding sequence ATGACCAATTTCCGTTACGAACCCTATTTATGGCTACATCTGACAGGTTTTGCCGTTGCCCCTTTAACCTTACAATTAGTTTGGTTAGGACTGGCAGTAGGTGAACCCCTCCCCCTATTTTGGTTAGAATTACTCATCGTTGGACTTTTCGGTATTGTTCCCATTTTCTGGATGCAATGGACTCGTCCCTTTGATATTTTTAGTATCCTATTATTGGCAGTTCGTCCTGATAGTTTAACCCCAGAACAGTGTAAAATTTTAAGCCTCTTCAAAACCCAAAAACACCGAACTTTAACGGCGATCGCTTCTCTTATTCTTGTTCTAATTCTCTGGAAACTCTATCAACTTGCACCCCTAGGGGCAATGACGGCTGCTATACTACCCCAATGGCGGTTTTTAGGGTTAGGAATAGCTACGATCGCTCTTTTATTGAGTAGTGTGTTTGTTCTTGTTCCAGTATCCGTCTTAGGGGTCTTCCTAACCTCTCAAGAAGCATGGTTAACCACTCAACCCTATCCCTCTGAGAAAATTCTCTCAGATTTTACCGTTTTTGGGCTTCGTTTACGGAAAATTTTGCCCGTTGAGTCCCCTATTTGA
- the petN gene encoding cytochrome b6-f complex subunit PetN encodes MDILALGWVSVLALFTWSIAMVVWGRNGF; translated from the coding sequence ATGGATATTTTAGCTCTTGGTTGGGTTAGCGTTTTAGCCTTGTTTACTTGGTCTATTGCTATGGTCGTTTGGGGTCGTAACGGTTTCTAA
- a CDS encoding DUF4168 domain-containing protein, translating to MLKSMVVVGVISVLGLSFSLPVRSQIQPNITPIVGASTTEISALEMRQYAQILQQFRGIEYKTQQKMAQAIKKGGLSYERFMEIGRNQNNFNYTAGVQASAEELEKFQKTLTEVEKIIAETEDKKKRMIVSQGLELQRFQQIEQIIAKDRDLQERLQQMVQ from the coding sequence ATGCTTAAATCAATGGTGGTAGTGGGAGTTATTAGTGTTTTAGGACTATCTTTTTCTTTGCCTGTTCGCAGTCAAATTCAGCCTAATATTACCCCTATTGTGGGAGCATCAACCACCGAAATTAGTGCCTTAGAGATGCGACAATACGCCCAGATTTTACAACAATTTAGAGGTATTGAATATAAAACTCAACAGAAGATGGCGCAAGCGATTAAAAAAGGAGGATTGAGTTACGAACGGTTTATGGAAATTGGCAGAAACCAAAATAACTTTAACTATACAGCAGGAGTTCAAGCTTCAGCAGAAGAGTTAGAGAAATTTCAGAAGACCCTAACAGAAGTTGAGAAAATTATTGCTGAAACAGAAGATAAGAAAAAACGCATGATTGTCTCTCAAGGATTAGAACTACAGAGATTTCAGCAAATTGAACAAATTATTGCTAAGGATCGTGACTTACAAGAAAGATTACAACAGATGGTTCAGTAA
- the dndE gene encoding DNA sulfur modification protein DndE gives MDSPIERIRLSQTARDHLIKLKRYTKIENWNILCRWGFCRSLAEPSIPSPVPIPADSNVEMSWSVFGGNMADILLIALKQRCHQDGLGTDPETLATQFRLHLHRGIGYLAGDSNLKKIEHLMAMVEQDNP, from the coding sequence ATGGACTCACCCATCGAAAGAATCCGTCTGTCGCAAACCGCGAGGGATCACCTAATTAAGCTAAAAAGATACACAAAAATCGAAAATTGGAACATATTATGCCGTTGGGGGTTTTGTCGTTCCTTAGCGGAACCGAGTATCCCCTCTCCCGTTCCCATCCCTGCTGATAGTAATGTCGAGATGTCCTGGAGTGTATTCGGGGGAAACATGGCAGATATTCTGTTAATTGCCTTAAAACAGAGGTGTCATCAAGATGGCTTAGGAACTGATCCAGAAACCTTAGCAACCCAATTTCGTCTACATCTACATAGAGGCATTGGCTATCTAGCGGGGGATTCCAACCTCAAAAAAATTGAACATTTAATGGCGATGGTTGAACAAGATAACCCATGA
- the dndD gene encoding DNA sulfur modification protein DndD codes for MIFTELVLENFGPYAGKNIINLRPEANNNPCPIILFGGMNGGGKTTLMDAIRLALYGPRAQCSTRNNLSYNDFLTQAVNTQTPITEKTRIELAFEHVVDDSWQEYRIVRTWTKNPKDGKDSLGILHEDWPDSALVNTWDEYIETLLPLGISNLFLFDGEQVKELAEQDSPPQSVIDAIQSLLGLELAERLSVDLDVLVTRKRKKLADASQLATLEEIEDKLTKYRQQAEESKQNLASLQTQLNRSKNKLDEAAEKFRTQGAKIAADKSKLEQEIKSLQESLANQRQEMVQLAATSLPLGLIFPLLTQAKEQAETELKQQQAKIALAILQERDQRLLVYLEELQLTLDNITKIQQFLDQEQQVINQDAESKTPPFLGVNEEELKQLINCLDHQLPLQRSQAKKYVQTLAELEVSLDEKERELSVAASPEDYQKLSDALTQAQKDYGKCQRDYDGEEQRGKQIEKLIQQTINELKKYSEEVIDRQNDEHLIKSAARVQQTLTLFKERLTLKKLNKLEGEVTECFRYLLHKSDLVHRVAIDTHTFSISLFDPQGQPVAKHRLSAGEKQLLAIAFLWGLARVSGRNLPIAIDTPLGRLDSSHRSNLVERYFPTASHQVILLSTDTEIGENEVKRLREQDAIAHEYLLKYDATQRQTTVIPNAYFW; via the coding sequence ATGATTTTCACCGAACTTGTCTTAGAAAACTTTGGACCCTACGCTGGCAAAAACATCATCAACCTTCGACCCGAAGCTAATAACAACCCCTGTCCTATTATCCTGTTTGGAGGGATGAACGGTGGAGGAAAAACAACCCTCATGGATGCTATTCGTCTCGCGTTATATGGACCCAGGGCACAATGTTCTACCCGCAACAATTTAAGTTACAACGACTTCCTAACCCAAGCAGTTAACACCCAAACTCCTATTACAGAAAAAACCCGCATCGAACTCGCGTTTGAGCACGTTGTTGATGATAGTTGGCAAGAATATAGAATAGTGAGAACCTGGACAAAAAACCCAAAAGATGGCAAAGATAGTTTAGGTATTCTTCACGAAGACTGGCCGGATAGTGCCCTCGTTAACACTTGGGATGAATACATCGAAACGTTGTTACCTTTGGGAATTTCTAACCTCTTTTTATTCGACGGAGAACAGGTAAAAGAATTAGCTGAACAGGACAGTCCTCCTCAGTCTGTTATTGATGCCATCCAATCTTTATTAGGGTTAGAACTTGCGGAAAGACTATCGGTTGACCTCGATGTTTTAGTCACTCGTAAACGCAAAAAATTGGCCGATGCTTCCCAACTCGCTACCCTCGAAGAAATTGAAGACAAACTCACCAAATATCGTCAACAAGCTGAGGAGTCTAAACAAAACTTAGCTTCCCTACAAACACAACTGAACCGGTCTAAAAATAAGTTAGATGAAGCAGCCGAAAAATTTCGCACCCAAGGGGCAAAAATTGCAGCAGATAAAAGTAAATTAGAACAGGAAATTAAGAGTCTTCAAGAGTCTTTAGCTAACCAACGTCAAGAGATGGTTCAGTTAGCGGCAACTAGCTTACCATTAGGGTTGATTTTTCCCCTATTAACCCAAGCAAAAGAACAAGCAGAAACCGAATTAAAGCAACAACAAGCAAAAATTGCCTTAGCAATTTTACAAGAACGAGATCAAAGATTATTAGTCTATTTAGAAGAATTACAGTTAACCCTCGATAATATTACTAAAATTCAACAATTTCTTGACCAAGAACAGCAAGTAATTAACCAAGATGCTGAAAGTAAAACCCCTCCCTTTTTAGGGGTAAATGAAGAAGAATTAAAGCAATTAATTAATTGTCTTGACCATCAATTACCTTTACAGCGATCGCAAGCTAAAAAATATGTCCAAACTTTAGCAGAATTAGAAGTTAGTTTAGATGAAAAGGAACGAGAATTAAGTGTTGCTGCTTCTCCTGAAGATTATCAAAAATTAAGCGATGCTTTAACTCAAGCACAAAAGGACTATGGTAAATGTCAAAGGGACTATGATGGGGAAGAACAAAGGGGAAAACAGATTGAAAAATTAATCCAACAAACGATTAATGAACTGAAGAAATATAGCGAGGAAGTCATTGATCGTCAAAACGATGAACACCTCATTAAGTCCGCAGCAAGGGTTCAACAAACTCTCACGTTATTTAAGGAACGACTTACTTTGAAAAAACTCAATAAATTAGAAGGGGAGGTAACAGAATGTTTTCGTTATTTATTACATAAATCTGATCTCGTTCATCGCGTGGCTATTGATACCCATACTTTTAGTATTTCTCTGTTTGACCCCCAAGGACAACCAGTCGCTAAACACCGTCTTTCTGCGGGGGAAAAACAATTATTAGCTATTGCTTTTTTATGGGGACTCGCTAGGGTATCAGGACGCAATTTACCTATCGCTATTGATACCCCGTTAGGTCGTCTGGACTCCTCCCATAGAAGTAATTTAGTGGAACGCTATTTTCCCACTGCTTCCCATCAGGTTATTCTACTATCTACTGATACGGAAATTGGGGAAAATGAGGTCAAACGTCTGCGGGAACAAGACGCGATCGCTCACGAATATCTGTTAAAATATGATGCCACTCAACGTCAAACTACTGTTATCCCTAATGCCTATTTTTGGTAA
- the dndC gene encoding DNA phosphorothioation system sulfurtransferase DndC: MTVTQTSLFPPRTVTELVEDIKMLTQEIQDLYCADDIPWIIGVSWGKDSTAVLQLVWSAIAALDQEKRHKTIHVITTDTLVENPIVSAWVRQCLKKLEKAAKEQEMPFEPHLLYPETKDRYWSGLIGKGYPAPRLKFRWCTGRLKINASNRFIRDVIRTCGETILVLGTRKAESSRRAKVMKELEKKRVRDRLSPNASLPNSLVYSPIEDWRTDEVWLYLMQWNNPWGESNRDLFTLYRGATADNECPLVVDTSTPSCGSSRFGCWVCTLVDKDTSLEMMVQNDQEKEWLQPLIDFRQELDILDDKDKRDFRRIYGKVELFERNKDDKTEIVPIPGPYTKYWREHWLRRVLEAQVEVRKNAPEDMKDITLITSEELSEIRRIWLEEKHEFDDSLPRIYEEVTGEPFNDPRPGVGHSLLGSDEWDILSELCGDDTMHLELMAKLLDTERQFYTKTRRKGIYNDLEKCFDTSSRSQDEAINNAHLKRNLKQASAEGDITQVKQQLKDTLNPQQEPQPKQLSWGDRKFPKS; the protein is encoded by the coding sequence ATGACAGTAACCCAAACCTCGCTTTTCCCCCCTCGTACCGTCACTGAGTTAGTCGAAGACATTAAAATGCTAACTCAGGAAATCCAAGATCTGTATTGTGCAGACGATATTCCTTGGATTATTGGTGTATCATGGGGAAAAGATAGTACAGCAGTTTTGCAGTTGGTTTGGAGTGCGATCGCAGCACTCGATCAAGAGAAACGACATAAAACCATTCATGTAATCACGACAGATACTTTAGTAGAAAATCCTATTGTTTCTGCTTGGGTGCGTCAATGTCTCAAAAAACTGGAAAAAGCAGCAAAAGAACAGGAAATGCCATTTGAACCTCATTTACTGTATCCAGAAACTAAAGATCGATATTGGTCTGGGTTAATTGGTAAAGGATATCCAGCACCTCGACTTAAATTTCGGTGGTGTACTGGTAGATTAAAGATCAATGCTTCTAATCGATTTATTCGTGACGTTATACGAACCTGCGGTGAAACTATTCTTGTTCTGGGAACTCGTAAGGCCGAAAGTTCGAGACGAGCAAAGGTCATGAAGGAACTAGAAAAAAAACGAGTCCGCGATCGCTTAAGTCCTAATGCTAGTTTACCTAATTCATTAGTTTATAGTCCGATTGAAGACTGGAGAACTGATGAAGTTTGGTTATATTTAATGCAATGGAACAACCCTTGGGGAGAAAGTAATAGAGATTTATTTACCCTATATCGAGGTGCAACCGCAGATAACGAATGTCCTTTAGTCGTTGATACATCTACCCCTAGTTGTGGTAGTTCTCGGTTCGGTTGTTGGGTTTGTACATTGGTTGACAAGGATACATCATTAGAAATGATGGTACAAAATGATCAAGAAAAAGAATGGTTACAACCGTTAATCGATTTTCGTCAAGAATTAGATATCTTAGACGACAAAGATAAAAGAGATTTTCGTCGCATTTATGGAAAAGTTGAACTCTTTGAACGCAACAAAGACGACAAAACTGAAATCGTCCCCATCCCAGGACCCTATACTAAATATTGGAGAGAACACTGGTTAAGACGAGTCTTAGAAGCGCAAGTTGAAGTCAGAAAAAATGCACCCGAAGACATGAAAGACATTACTCTTATTACTTCCGAAGAACTCAGCGAAATACGACGTATTTGGTTAGAAGAAAAACACGAATTTGATGATAGCTTACCCCGTATTTACGAAGAAGTAACCGGAGAACCCTTTAACGACCCCCGGCCAGGAGTTGGCCATAGTCTTTTAGGTAGCGACGAATGGGACATCTTATCTGAACTCTGTGGGGACGATACTATGCACTTAGAACTAATGGCTAAACTCCTTGATACTGAACGACAATTTTACACCAAAACCCGTCGTAAAGGTATCTACAACGACCTCGAAAAATGTTTTGATACCAGTTCCCGTTCCCAAGATGAAGCTATCAACAACGCACACCTAAAACGTAACCTCAAACAAGCATCCGCAGAAGGAGACATCACCCAAGTTAAACAGCAATTAAAAGACACCCTTAACCCTCAACAAGAACCCCAACCAAAACAACTCTCCTGGGGAGACAGAAAATTCCCGAAAAGTTGA
- a CDS encoding DNA sulfur modification protein DndB, with translation MQQTPSIINLIDPIANGKRPSANIINVSTQQDAQTQAFADAATSGARVFLCHVYQQGGRSHLVFSLPMNILVELAKLQSAETKKNKSDVEEKMNRPKIPSHVNDIAKYLLYTDKYILPPFIFNCNTPLKVFSYGTGPVQSGYAIISSNIELYVTDGQHRLEAIKKVLPERPELKNDSVTVLVVQEEDIDQIHQDFADCAKNQPIPKALRAAFDVSDTLSKLARQISQDLVIFTGRIDKISGSVGKAPDYMFTMNQLRVGVAEFLFGSSRKQLFESHVNVNRAEYEKMLTNTKYFYTEFAKHNEVWTLLFQPASQTTGLNLYEIRQKRIDFNSVGFQIISRIGHLIFNQTPVLSDVQHETLIKTLANLDYSRECQLWQNSVVTDKEDKQGNITKTIVNHQTTVNKGYKIAVRELENRTGITLI, from the coding sequence ATGCAACAAACACCATCGATAATCAACCTGATTGATCCCATTGCTAATGGGAAACGTCCCAGTGCAAACATTATCAATGTTTCAACACAGCAAGACGCACAAACTCAAGCGTTTGCAGATGCTGCAACATCAGGTGCAAGGGTCTTTCTTTGTCATGTTTATCAACAAGGAGGAAGATCTCATCTAGTTTTTTCTCTACCAATGAATATTCTAGTTGAACTAGCAAAATTACAAAGTGCTGAGACTAAAAAGAATAAGTCGGATGTAGAAGAGAAAATGAATCGTCCTAAAATTCCATCTCACGTCAATGATATCGCAAAATATTTGCTGTACACGGATAAATATATCCTTCCTCCATTCATTTTTAATTGCAATACTCCTCTCAAAGTATTTTCCTATGGGACAGGTCCAGTTCAGTCTGGATATGCAATTATTTCCAGTAACATAGAGCTTTATGTTACGGATGGACAGCATCGACTTGAAGCAATTAAAAAAGTGCTTCCGGAACGACCAGAATTGAAGAATGATAGTGTTACAGTTCTGGTTGTTCAAGAAGAAGATATAGACCAAATTCATCAAGATTTTGCTGATTGTGCTAAAAATCAACCTATTCCTAAAGCACTTAGAGCAGCATTTGATGTTAGTGATACATTATCGAAATTAGCTCGTCAAATTTCGCAGGACTTAGTGATCTTTACGGGGAGGATTGATAAGATTTCTGGTAGTGTTGGAAAAGCTCCTGATTATATGTTTACGATGAATCAGCTTCGTGTAGGGGTTGCTGAGTTTTTATTTGGATCATCTCGTAAACAACTTTTTGAATCTCATGTTAATGTCAATCGAGCTGAGTATGAAAAGATGTTGACAAACACTAAATATTTCTACACTGAGTTTGCTAAACATAACGAAGTTTGGACTCTTTTGTTTCAACCTGCTTCCCAAACGACAGGGCTAAACTTGTACGAAATCAGGCAAAAGCGAATTGATTTTAACAGTGTTGGATTTCAAATTATTAGTCGAATAGGACATCTCATTTTCAATCAAACTCCAGTATTAAGCGATGTCCAACACGAGACTCTAATTAAAACCCTTGCTAATCTTGATTACAGTCGAGAGTGTCAACTTTGGCAAAATAGTGTTGTTACCGATAAAGAAGATAAACAAGGTAACATCACAAAAACGATAGTAAACCATCAAACAACTGTTAACAAAGGTTATAAAATTGCTGTTCGTGAATTAGAGAATCGAACAGGAATCACCTTAATCTAA
- a CDS encoding DGQHR domain-containing protein → MNQERLNQILQQESEEKQVLSLLLDRHLSRQDQLLVQKTQMGPTEGYIGSVSLEWLASRVRFAAQLPLFQQKYDHKTDNIIRDSQTVEELQQRPLDWSRQSHLAQYLAVMQNHKFPPVLVVITSGWVNDRYAEEWDGNFQATRTVADFTPLDQQNRLGLLNIGENFSIFVLDGQHRLMGIQGLMELLKTGKLEVYNKYKKPTGSVITLNDLIEEYGLNAGQLQQLGQEKIGIEIIPAVVQGETYEQARRRVRSIFVHVNRMAISLSKGQLVLLNEDDGFAIIARRIAISHPLFKERDDDDSNPRVNWDSATISSKSTVLTTLQALQDMVEGYLGYKFEHWKNKDKKNLITLRPDQDELDQGLEEMIKLFNYLANLPSYERLNYGYKTPELRRFSHEAEGGEANILFRPVGQIALLQALGFLVFRKDFLLKNLCEKLRQFDLEGGFDGIEHSRSIWYGVFYDPMKKRIQVSGRKLATQLLIYLLGGIDDDLERAQIRKALAEARTIKDAATNQEKTIDFKGKFVDPKKVGLPNLL, encoded by the coding sequence ATGAACCAAGAACGTCTCAATCAAATTTTGCAGCAAGAAAGCGAAGAAAAGCAGGTTTTATCGCTATTATTAGACCGTCACCTGTCCCGTCAAGATCAACTCTTAGTCCAGAAAACCCAGATGGGCCCCACCGAAGGCTATATCGGTTCCGTGTCCCTGGAATGGTTAGCCAGTCGAGTCCGTTTTGCCGCACAGCTTCCCCTATTTCAGCAAAAATACGATCATAAAACCGATAATATCATCCGAGATTCCCAAACCGTCGAAGAACTCCAACAACGTCCCCTCGACTGGTCGCGTCAGTCCCATCTCGCGCAATATTTAGCTGTAATGCAAAATCATAAATTTCCCCCCGTGTTGGTGGTGATCACAAGCGGATGGGTCAACGATCGCTACGCTGAAGAATGGGACGGGAATTTCCAGGCTACTCGTACTGTAGCCGATTTCACGCCCCTAGATCAACAAAATCGTTTAGGACTCTTAAATATTGGGGAAAACTTCTCAATTTTTGTCCTCGATGGACAGCATCGCCTCATGGGAATCCAAGGACTCATGGAACTCTTAAAAACGGGCAAATTAGAGGTTTATAATAAGTATAAAAAGCCCACAGGTTCAGTAATTACTCTCAATGATTTAATCGAAGAATATGGATTAAATGCTGGACAATTACAACAATTAGGACAGGAAAAAATTGGCATAGAAATTATCCCCGCAGTCGTACAAGGAGAAACCTACGAACAAGCGAGAAGACGAGTTAGATCAATCTTTGTTCATGTTAACCGCATGGCTATTTCTTTGAGTAAAGGACAGTTAGTGCTATTAAATGAAGATGATGGGTTTGCCATTATTGCGCGACGTATTGCTATTAGTCATCCTCTGTTTAAAGAACGAGACGATGATGACAGTAACCCTAGGGTTAATTGGGATAGTGCTACTATTTCCAGTAAGTCAACAGTGTTAACGACGTTACAAGCATTACAAGATATGGTGGAAGGCTATTTAGGCTATAAATTTGAACACTGGAAAAATAAAGATAAAAAGAATTTAATTACCCTACGTCCTGACCAAGATGAGTTAGATCAAGGGTTAGAAGAGATGATAAAACTGTTCAATTATTTAGCCAATCTTCCTAGTTATGAAAGACTTAATTATGGCTATAAAACACCTGAATTAAGACGCTTTAGCCATGAAGCGGAAGGAGGAGAAGCCAATATTTTATTTCGTCCAGTTGGTCAAATTGCCTTGTTACAAGCATTAGGATTTTTAGTCTTTAGAAAAGACTTTTTATTAAAAAATCTCTGTGAAAAATTACGGCAATTTGATTTAGAAGGAGGGTTTGATGGGATCGAACATTCGAGATCAATATGGTATGGTGTGTTCTATGATCCCATGAAAAAAAGAATACAGGTTTCCGGTAGAAAATTGGCTACCCAATTACTTATTTATCTCTTAGGAGGAATAGATGATGACTTAGAACGAGCCCAAATTCGTAAAGCCTTAGCCGAAGCAAGAACCATTAAAGATGCTGCTACTAATCAAGAAAAAACTATTGATTTTAAAGGCAAATTTGTCGATCCCAAAAAAGTTGGATTACCTAATCTTTTATAA
- a CDS encoding Uma2 family endonuclease — protein sequence MIQISNIITDAELLQMSVQNPELRFERNADGTLMTMPPTGRISSNREIKAGAYLLNWVEANHLGEVFSSTARFKLPNSAIRSPDAAFVSKQRLPQDWNQGEDDFLNLPPDFIIEIRSKSDSMTKLQQKMEEYRENGVKLGWLIDTQNQQAFVYRQDGSITQYPADAILNGEEVVPGFTLALKVLL from the coding sequence ATGATACAAATTTCTAATATAATTACCGATGCAGAATTACTGCAAATGAGTGTTCAAAACCCTGAATTACGCTTTGAACGCAATGCTGATGGAACTTTAATGACTATGCCACCAACGGGAAGAATATCAAGTAACCGAGAAATTAAAGCAGGGGCTTATCTGTTAAATTGGGTAGAGGCTAATCATTTAGGTGAAGTTTTTAGTTCTACTGCCAGGTTTAAACTCCCTAATAGTGCGATACGTTCTCCTGATGCGGCTTTTGTCTCCAAACAAAGACTACCTCAGGATTGGAATCAGGGAGAAGATGATTTTTTAAATCTTCCACCGGATTTTATCATTGAAATTCGCTCTAAGTCTGATAGTATGACTAAACTCCAACAAAAAATGGAAGAATATAGAGAGAATGGAGTTAAATTAGGCTGGTTAATTGATACCCAAAATCAACAGGCTTTTGTTTATCGTCAAGATGGTTCGATCACTCAATATCCTGCTGATGCTATTTTAAACGGTGAAGAGGTTGTTCCAGGGTTTACCTTAGCTTTGAAAGTTTTATTGTAG
- a CDS encoding gluconeogenesis factor YvcK family protein, which translates to MSPLKQAIRKIQSEQRKWAAVGQQTPKQVNRWFKWLSPGLLVKRWLLISATGLILTLFGLAIFFKLTPVYRFLEWTSELLETLTTYLPNYISGPAAILLGLFLLLWGQSRTVGSITEALHPEGDQELIDRLLDHRRRNRGPKIVAIGGGTGLSTLLRGLKQYSSNMTAIVTVADDGGSSGRLRREIGVLPPGDIRNCVAALADEEKLLTELFQYRFQAGDGLTGHSFGNLFLTALTDITGDLEQAIAASSKVLAVRGKVLPATLSDVRLWAELSDGRFIEGESHITEARGKIERIGCIPANPTALPAAITAIKDADYIIIGPGSLYTSIIPNLLVPEIREALVKAKVPRIYVCNIMTEVGETDGYTVSDHLKAIDRVCGQRLFDAVLVQRKPPSPYALKRYAKENCHPVFPDREEVANLGCRLVFANVMDEDPTTGKVRHHPQKLARVLLRWYSKQ; encoded by the coding sequence ATGAGTCCCTTAAAACAGGCAATACGCAAAATCCAATCAGAACAGCGAAAATGGGCAGCCGTTGGCCAACAAACTCCCAAACAGGTCAACCGATGGTTTAAATGGCTATCCCCTGGCCTCTTGGTCAAACGCTGGCTACTCATCAGTGCCACTGGTTTGATTTTAACCCTGTTTGGGTTAGCGATTTTCTTCAAATTAACCCCTGTCTATCGCTTCTTAGAATGGACTTCTGAACTACTTGAAACCCTAACCACCTATCTTCCCAATTACATTTCAGGACCCGCAGCTATCCTATTAGGTCTATTTTTGCTATTATGGGGGCAAAGTCGCACCGTAGGCTCAATTACAGAAGCTTTACACCCCGAAGGGGATCAAGAATTAATCGATCGCCTTTTGGATCATCGTCGTCGCAACCGAGGTCCGAAAATTGTGGCGATTGGGGGAGGAACGGGACTCTCTACTCTTCTAAGAGGTCTTAAACAGTACAGTAGCAACATGACTGCTATTGTGACGGTTGCCGATGATGGGGGGTCATCAGGACGACTGCGACGGGAAATCGGGGTACTTCCTCCAGGGGATATTCGCAACTGCGTGGCCGCCTTAGCAGACGAAGAAAAGTTACTCACAGAGTTGTTTCAATACCGCTTTCAAGCTGGAGATGGACTCACGGGACACAGCTTTGGGAACTTGTTTCTGACTGCGTTAACCGATATTACTGGAGACTTAGAACAGGCGATCGCAGCCAGTTCTAAAGTGTTAGCGGTACGAGGGAAAGTCCTCCCGGCAACCCTTAGTGATGTCCGTCTATGGGCAGAACTTAGCGATGGACGGTTTATTGAAGGGGAGTCTCATATTACCGAAGCTAGGGGTAAAATTGAGCGTATTGGCTGTATTCCTGCAAATCCGACTGCATTACCGGCCGCTATCACGGCCATTAAGGACGCTGATTATATTATTATTGGTCCTGGTAGTCTCTATACCAGCATTATTCCTAATCTTTTAGTCCCCGAAATTAGGGAAGCGTTAGTCAAGGCTAAAGTCCCCCGCATTTATGTTTGTAATATTATGACGGAAGTTGGGGAAACCGATGGATACACCGTTAGCGATCATCTTAAGGCCATTGATCGTGTTTGTGGACAACGGTTATTTGATGCGGTTTTAGTTCAACGCAAACCCCCTTCTCCCTATGCTTTAAAACGCTATGCTAAGGAAAACTGTCATCCCGTTTTTCCTGACCGTGAAGAGGTGGCAAATTTAGGTTGTCGTTTGGTTTTTGCTAATGTCATGGATGAAGATCCAACGACTGGAAAAGTTCGCCATCATCCCCAAAAATTGGCAAGAGTTTTATTACGTTGGTACAGTAAACAGTAA
- the tsaE gene encoding tRNA (adenosine(37)-N6)-threonylcarbamoyltransferase complex ATPase subunit type 1 TsaE translates to MLVIDLVDPQATQRFGEQLGTLLPAGTVILLEGELGAGKTTLVQGIAESLGIKSPIVSPTFTIVNEYNEGRLPLYHLDLYRLSSEEIEKLYPDIYWEGEEVPPGITAIEWAQRLPHKPLAYLDIKLTYLEEQGRQAIIGLVGNLGIDINRFQ, encoded by the coding sequence TTGTTAGTTATTGATTTAGTTGATCCACAAGCAACTCAGAGATTCGGGGAACAATTAGGAACATTGTTACCTGCGGGAACGGTTATTTTACTTGAAGGAGAATTAGGAGCAGGAAAAACTACTTTAGTGCAGGGAATTGCAGAGAGTTTAGGGATTAAAAGTCCTATTGTAAGTCCTACTTTTACGATAGTTAATGAATATAATGAAGGACGTTTACCCCTCTATCATCTTGATTTATATCGCCTTTCATCCGAAGAAATAGAAAAATTATATCCCGATATTTATTGGGAGGGCGAAGAAGTTCCCCCTGGAATTACCGCTATTGAATGGGCTCAACGACTTCCCCATAAACCTCTAGCTTATCTTGATATTAAATTAACCTATTTAGAAGAACAAGGTCGTCAAGCTATTATCGGATTAGTGGGAAACTTAGGGATAGATATTAACCGCTTCCAATGA